A region from the Treponema pallidum subsp. pallidum str. Nichols genome encodes:
- a CDS encoding DUF4097 family beta strand repeat-containing protein produces the protein MDKKARAHTVIVCLVGALSLACAYLLGGSMKYLRGDVSRFWTSSRMQRHPAHSSQPVVRTFTDADGYTCLDQAHPHTIVIDATRVRVSVQVCAQRRSLAYKVVKNSVYDPLSIHLDPTMLVLRRGKKTVRESTPPADSPGVMQSALNVRDTLRDWFYTFWKNVWGSRWGHSVVPIEAIICVPAQHNVHNLKVRVKDSSLRLEGIEVRFADVYAHASELKLNGVRTDRTLLHTTDGDTQCSRCVLSDAHLYTDRGTLSFDGTLQGNSEIGTRTGTVVARFTERQSYYALSVFSGHGAVYINDQRVRKTLGTCLSTGGSAQLCVRNERGVLHVYFPQ, from the coding sequence ATGGACAAAAAAGCGCGTGCACACACTGTTATCGTTTGTTTGGTTGGTGCGCTCTCTCTAGCGTGTGCGTATCTTTTGGGCGGATCGATGAAGTATCTGCGTGGAGATGTATCGAGGTTTTGGACCAGTAGCCGTATGCAGCGTCACCCCGCGCACAGTTCTCAACCTGTTGTGCGTACCTTTACCGATGCAGATGGATATACCTGCCTAGATCAAGCACATCCCCATACCATTGTTATAGATGCTACTCGCGTACGAGTGAGTGTACAGGTATGTGCGCAGCGGCGCTCTCTTGCATACAAGGTTGTAAAGAACAGCGTGTACGATCCGCTATCGATTCACCTGGATCCTACGATGCTTGTCCTACGGCGTGGAAAGAAAACAGTACGGGAGTCCACGCCTCCAGCGGATTCCCCAGGAGTAATGCAGAGTGCGTTGAACGTACGCGATACGTTGCGCGATTGGTTTTACACATTTTGGAAAAACGTATGGGGGAGCCGATGGGGACATAGCGTGGTACCGATTGAAGCGATCATTTGTGTGCCAGCGCAGCACAACGTGCACAATCTTAAAGTGCGGGTGAAAGACAGCAGTCTTCGGCTTGAAGGTATTGAGGTGCGTTTTGCAGATGTGTATGCGCACGCGAGCGAACTAAAGCTCAATGGAGTACGTACCGATCGGACTCTCCTGCACACGACAGACGGTGATACGCAATGCAGTCGCTGCGTCCTATCTGACGCGCATTTATACACGGACCGTGGCACACTATCTTTTGATGGTACGTTGCAAGGGAATAGTGAGATAGGTACTCGCACCGGCACAGTTGTTGCGCGTTTTACAGAAAGGCAGTCGTACTATGCACTTTCAGTATTTTCTGGCCACGGTGCGGTGTACATAAATGATCAGCGTGTGAGGAAAACACTGGGGACCTGTCTTTCTACAGGGGGCTCTGCACAGTTGTGTGTAAGAAATGAACGAGGTGTATTGCACGTATATTTTCCACAGTGA
- a CDS encoding MFS transporter: protein MSGEYQSFTLKRARRVYDQYNVINSLSFALVTGNTITLYALLLGARSTTVGLLSACMHFSFFALPLGKLVCRRFGVIKTFAYTWIARNTSLLPMLAIPHLYAQDYTALALYVLIFSVALFNFFRGMGMIANNPVITMLAPGKHRSSYIVRISLANNSAILIATLLLSGALSVNASLTTYHFATALGIALGFFASFLLFTLPTVESCEHVQHTSPETPRTSPRSGYTTILRALKEKNFRTFTFAFFVSSFATGTVRPFVVVFAKDVYHTPDSFITILTVCASGGALIVGFIMSLAIDRIGAKPMYIISSVLSVLTLIPALGTPGLHSSFLSIAFLCLFCATTSMGFTGQDNAAQSYFFVLVPEDALIDVSVLYYLILGITGGAGSVIGGVVLDFCHLSGYSSLQAYRIFFTGVSAIMIIGIALQTQLRNLGGYRVLRTLATLCSPKDLRTLSLLHKLDFNENLETEQHIVQELSTIASPISAEQLGTYVQSPRFSIRASALQALETIPSLSTHNRNLLLRELREGTFTTAAQAARILGIHMVQQAIPILREALHSEDYLLVGEALVALARTHDDESHFLIGHVLARTQNPFVVLRGLQALEMLNSVHALPPLFEILRTTCKNTQTHTEALLTLSVLMGIQNEFYFLFERYRTGHTTVQALVREKLEESFAISRVTDATLEKTLERFTADARAGTHVVMWVLARAGEDLGTKTALLLSLTLENPLCAREAFRLLIGTWTATLFRKPALMCS, encoded by the coding sequence ATGAGTGGGGAATATCAATCTTTCACGCTCAAGCGTGCGCGACGCGTCTATGACCAGTATAATGTGATTAACTCCCTTTCGTTCGCACTCGTAACTGGCAATACCATTACGCTCTATGCACTGCTGCTTGGTGCCCGCAGTACCACGGTAGGCTTGCTAAGCGCGTGCATGCACTTTTCCTTCTTTGCACTCCCTTTAGGAAAACTTGTGTGCCGACGTTTTGGCGTCATTAAAACCTTTGCGTACACCTGGATCGCCCGCAATACTAGTTTGCTTCCAATGCTCGCAATCCCTCACCTTTATGCACAAGACTATACGGCACTTGCACTGTATGTGCTTATTTTTTCCGTCGCACTGTTTAACTTTTTTCGTGGTATGGGAATGATCGCGAACAATCCGGTCATCACCATGCTCGCACCAGGCAAACATCGCAGCTCATACATCGTACGCATCTCGCTTGCGAACAACAGTGCCATACTCATTGCCACGCTTTTACTCTCCGGGGCACTGAGCGTTAACGCTTCACTCACAACCTATCACTTTGCAACTGCACTCGGCATCGCACTAGGTTTTTTTGCTTCGTTTCTCCTTTTCACATTACCTACCGTCGAGTCATGCGAACATGTGCAGCACACTTCCCCGGAGACCCCACGGACCTCACCGCGCTCCGGGTACACCACGATACTCCGTGCTCTGAAAGAGAAAAACTTTCGCACCTTTACGTTCGCTTTTTTTGTCAGCAGCTTTGCCACAGGTACAGTACGCCCCTTCGTTGTCGTATTCGCAAAGGACGTATACCACACTCCAGATAGCTTTATCACTATCCTCACCGTATGTGCATCCGGCGGTGCACTCATCGTCGGTTTTATAATGAGTTTAGCTATCGATCGCATTGGGGCAAAGCCAATGTACATTATCTCCTCAGTTTTAAGTGTACTCACCCTCATCCCTGCGCTTGGTACGCCAGGACTCCATTCCTCTTTCCTTTCAATTGCTTTTTTATGCCTGTTCTGTGCAACTACCAGCATGGGATTTACCGGACAAGATAATGCAGCGCAGTCCTATTTTTTTGTCCTCGTTCCTGAGGATGCTTTAATAGATGTAAGTGTCCTGTACTATCTTATTTTGGGCATCACTGGTGGAGCCGGATCGGTGATTGGCGGCGTGGTATTAGACTTCTGCCATCTCTCAGGATACTCCAGTTTGCAGGCATATCGTATCTTTTTTACAGGAGTCAGCGCGATTATGATAATCGGCATCGCGCTTCAGACACAGCTGCGCAACCTGGGTGGATACCGTGTATTGCGAACACTCGCAACGCTTTGCTCTCCAAAAGATCTGCGTACTCTCAGCCTCCTACATAAACTCGACTTTAACGAAAATTTAGAAACCGAGCAGCATATCGTACAAGAACTTAGTACCATCGCCTCTCCCATCTCTGCCGAACAACTGGGCACCTACGTGCAATCGCCACGTTTCAGTATCCGCGCAAGCGCATTGCAAGCACTGGAAACGATTCCCTCGCTGAGTACACACAACCGTAATCTTTTGCTGCGAGAATTGCGCGAGGGAACATTCACTACTGCCGCACAGGCGGCACGCATCCTTGGCATTCATATGGTCCAGCAAGCAATTCCAATCCTGCGCGAAGCGCTCCATAGCGAGGATTACCTGCTCGTCGGAGAAGCGCTTGTAGCGTTAGCACGCACACACGATGACGAAAGTCATTTCCTTATTGGGCATGTGCTGGCGCGCACGCAAAATCCCTTTGTCGTGCTGCGTGGCCTGCAAGCGCTTGAGATGCTCAATTCAGTCCACGCGCTACCACCACTGTTTGAGATTTTGCGCACAACGTGCAAAAATACACAAACGCACACAGAAGCATTACTGACTCTATCGGTCTTGATGGGAATACAAAATGAATTCTACTTTCTATTTGAGCGCTACCGTACCGGTCATACAACCGTACAAGCGCTAGTACGAGAAAAACTAGAAGAAAGTTTTGCTATCAGCAGGGTCACTGACGCGACACTTGAGAAAACACTGGAACGCTTTACGGCCGACGCACGCGCGGGCACCCACGTGGTCATGTGGGTACTGGCACGCGCAGGAGAAGACCTAGGGACAAAAACAGCACTCCTGCTGAGTCTTACGTTGGAGAATCCCCTGTGCGCGCGAGAGGCTTTTCGCCTTCTGATAGGTACATGGACGGCCACCTTGTTTAGAAAACCCGCACTCATGTGCTCTTAG
- a CDS encoding Do family serine endopeptidase produces the protein MNILFTSFVCGVHAVCRSFFTAAALLVFICCSGHPSSARVPSADTIARRVAGDSGNAGGRTLLPVGVSRESVQLLERLQNANRQVTAEVLPSVVTLDVVETRKVRVRDPFGGFPWFFFRGPEGPGAGPGGGSGNKGEAEEREYKTEGLGSGVIVKKTGKTHYVLTNYHVAGKANEIEIKLHDGRIVKGKLVGGDQRKDIALVSFEDADPNIRVAVLGDSDAVRVGDIVFAVGSPLGYTSTVTQGIISALGRFGGPGNNINDFIQTDAAINQGNSGGPMVNIYGEVIGINAWIASSSGGSQGIGFSIPINNVKSDIESFIQYGQVKYGWLGVQLVATDADTVASLGIAKGTKGVLAAEIFLGSPAHKGGLKPGDYCVKLNGKEVKDVNQFVRDVGALRIGQTAVFDLIRGGVPMTLSVRITERDEKIVNDYSKLWPGFIPLPLTEAVRKRLDLKASVRGVLVSNAQSKSPAALMGLKSADIVVAVNDQRVSSVREFYAVLARQTREVWFDVLRDGQTLSTVRFRF, from the coding sequence ATGAACATATTGTTTACCTCGTTTGTGTGTGGGGTACATGCGGTATGCCGCAGTTTTTTTACAGCAGCGGCGTTGCTCGTTTTTATCTGCTGCTCTGGTCATCCAAGTTCTGCGCGTGTGCCCTCTGCAGACACGATAGCTCGGCGCGTTGCCGGAGACAGTGGGAACGCTGGGGGGCGGACATTACTTCCTGTGGGGGTTTCGCGTGAATCGGTGCAGCTGTTAGAACGGCTGCAAAACGCGAACCGTCAGGTAACTGCCGAAGTGCTGCCTTCAGTAGTGACGCTGGATGTGGTGGAGACCAGAAAGGTTCGGGTACGTGATCCGTTTGGCGGTTTTCCGTGGTTTTTCTTTCGTGGTCCTGAAGGTCCGGGTGCGGGGCCTGGCGGTGGTTCTGGAAACAAAGGGGAAGCTGAGGAACGGGAGTACAAAACGGAGGGACTTGGTTCTGGAGTCATTGTAAAGAAGACAGGGAAGACGCATTACGTGCTTACCAACTATCACGTGGCGGGTAAGGCTAATGAGATAGAGATTAAACTGCACGATGGCAGAATCGTAAAAGGTAAACTTGTCGGTGGTGACCAGCGCAAGGACATCGCGCTGGTCTCCTTTGAGGACGCAGACCCAAATATCCGTGTTGCCGTCCTTGGTGACTCGGATGCAGTACGGGTAGGAGACATTGTGTTCGCAGTTGGCTCTCCTCTTGGGTACACTTCCACTGTAACGCAGGGGATTATCAGTGCGCTGGGTCGCTTTGGGGGACCGGGCAACAATATTAATGATTTTATTCAAACAGATGCGGCCATAAACCAGGGCAATTCCGGGGGACCAATGGTCAATATTTATGGCGAAGTGATTGGGATTAACGCGTGGATTGCCTCCTCAAGTGGGGGATCGCAAGGGATTGGTTTTTCAATTCCTATCAATAATGTGAAGTCGGATATCGAATCATTTATCCAGTACGGGCAGGTGAAGTACGGGTGGTTAGGCGTGCAGCTGGTGGCAACGGATGCGGACACCGTAGCATCGCTTGGTATTGCAAAGGGTACAAAAGGGGTGCTTGCGGCGGAAATTTTCTTAGGTTCTCCTGCGCACAAGGGGGGACTGAAACCGGGCGATTACTGTGTAAAACTGAACGGAAAAGAAGTAAAGGATGTAAATCAGTTTGTGCGGGATGTCGGCGCGCTGCGCATTGGGCAAACAGCAGTATTCGATTTAATTCGCGGTGGTGTGCCGATGACGCTTTCGGTGCGCATTACGGAGCGTGATGAAAAAATAGTAAATGACTACTCAAAGCTTTGGCCTGGGTTCATCCCACTGCCGCTTACGGAGGCCGTGCGTAAACGTTTGGATTTGAAAGCGTCGGTGCGTGGTGTGCTAGTTAGCAACGCGCAGAGCAAAAGCCCTGCGGCGCTGATGGGATTGAAGTCGGCGGACATAGTAGTGGCGGTCAATGATCAAAGAGTCTCGAGCGTGCGTGAGTTTTACGCGGTGCTTGCACGTCAGACGAGGGAGGTGTGGTTTGACGTGTTGCGCGATGGGCAAACGCTTTCTACCGTGCGATTTCGGTTTTAG
- the map gene encoding type I methionyl aminopeptidase has protein sequence MIRIKTPEQIDGIRASCKALARLFDVLIPLVKPGVQTQELDAFCQRFIRSVGGVPAWFSEGFPAAACISINEEVIHGLPSARVIQDGDLVSLDVGINLNGYISDACRTVPVGGVAHERLELLRVTTECLRAGIKACRAGARVRAVSRAVYAVAARHRFGVVYEYCGHGVGLAVHEEPNIPNVPGLEGPNPRFLPGMVVAIEPMLTLGTDEVRTSADGWTVVTADGSCACHVEHTVAVFADHTEVLTEPTEVERTG, from the coding sequence ATGATCCGCATTAAAACACCAGAACAAATCGACGGTATCCGTGCCTCTTGCAAGGCATTGGCGCGCCTTTTCGACGTTCTTATTCCGCTTGTCAAACCGGGCGTTCAAACCCAGGAGCTTGATGCGTTTTGCCAACGCTTCATCCGCTCAGTCGGTGGTGTTCCTGCCTGGTTCTCGGAAGGTTTTCCTGCCGCTGCTTGCATTTCAATCAACGAAGAGGTCATCCATGGTTTACCTTCAGCGCGTGTGATTCAGGACGGGGATCTTGTTTCCCTTGATGTTGGTATCAACCTCAATGGATACATTTCTGACGCGTGTCGTACTGTTCCTGTCGGTGGAGTTGCACACGAGCGACTAGAACTTTTGCGTGTAACCACTGAGTGCCTCCGTGCGGGCATTAAAGCGTGCCGTGCCGGAGCGCGCGTGCGCGCTGTTTCTCGCGCTGTATACGCTGTTGCAGCACGGCACCGCTTTGGCGTGGTGTACGAATATTGCGGACATGGCGTGGGGCTTGCCGTGCATGAGGAGCCGAACATCCCCAATGTGCCTGGCTTGGAAGGGCCTAATCCACGTTTTTTGCCCGGTATGGTAGTCGCGATAGAACCCATGTTGACGCTTGGCACAGACGAGGTGCGCACCAGTGCAGATGGCTGGACGGTGGTAACGGCAGACGGATCGTGTGCCTGCCATGTGGAGCACACTGTGGCAGTTTTTGCAGACCACACGGAGGTTTTAACAGAACCTACGGAAGTAGAGCGTACCGGCTAG
- a CDS encoding J domain-containing protein codes for MEDYYRVLGVSHRASTPEIKCAFRKKAKALHPDLVSHTAELECEAVARERALRRILTAYEVLSDPGRRAKFDLLYARFCARPAPAGFDYRVYLRAQGTLCAMVELILFDLFHGFECDAVRAYLSLKCRPEGFNLATHLTREDFMDCGFVLAEELHVRGECYECFTLLQDIVFEELRCAYFRHFFPEVLKLAEHIALGTASVRGRNGKSCVYCARAHACLPAQEIVTFYACLVEYYERTGDRRRARGYAQKMDSVR; via the coding sequence GTGGAAGATTATTACCGCGTGCTTGGTGTGTCGCACCGTGCCTCGACCCCTGAAATTAAGTGTGCCTTCAGAAAGAAGGCAAAGGCGTTACATCCGGATCTCGTTTCCCATACTGCAGAACTTGAGTGCGAGGCGGTAGCGCGCGAGCGCGCTCTTCGCCGTATACTCACCGCATACGAGGTGCTCTCTGATCCGGGGCGTCGCGCGAAATTTGACCTCCTCTACGCGCGTTTCTGCGCACGTCCTGCTCCAGCGGGCTTTGACTACCGCGTGTACCTGCGTGCGCAGGGTACGCTCTGCGCGATGGTGGAGCTTATCTTGTTTGATCTCTTTCACGGTTTTGAGTGTGACGCTGTCCGCGCGTACTTGTCCCTCAAGTGTCGGCCAGAAGGGTTCAACCTCGCCACTCACCTTACACGAGAGGATTTTATGGACTGTGGCTTTGTGCTCGCAGAGGAATTGCATGTACGGGGAGAGTGCTATGAATGCTTTACTTTGCTCCAGGACATCGTTTTTGAAGAATTGCGGTGCGCGTATTTTCGTCATTTTTTTCCTGAAGTACTGAAGCTCGCTGAGCATATCGCGCTCGGTACTGCGTCTGTGCGTGGTCGCAACGGTAAATCCTGCGTATACTGCGCGCGCGCGCATGCCTGCTTGCCTGCGCAAGAAATTGTCACCTTCTACGCGTGCTTAGTTGAGTATTACGAACGTACGGGAGACCGCAGGCGTGCGCGTGGCTATGCCCAGAAGATGGATTCTGTCAGGTGA
- the gap gene encoding type I glyceraldehyde-3-phosphate dehydrogenase, with amino-acid sequence MRVAINGFGRIGRLVLQAMAEQKLLGKEFDVAAVVDLSTDARYFAYQLKYDSVQGKMGSSLSAPAEDILEVGGHRIKCVCGRGLKPSQLPWKDLGIEVVIEATGIYANESSYGHLEAGAKRVIISAPAKSSDASKPVKTIVMGVNEHEFDPAEHKVVSNASCTTNCLAPVVHVFLKEGVGIETGLMTTIHSYTATQKTVDGVSLKDWRGGRAAAVNIIPSTTGAAKAVGEVLPSTRGKLTGMAFRVPTPTGSVVDLTFRTEKETSVADLNAMLKKASESYLRGVLQYCDEDIVSADVIHNQYSSIYDSRATLQNNLPNEKRFFKVVSWYDNEWGYSNRVVDLLKFISQKR; translated from the coding sequence ATGAGAGTTGCAATCAATGGTTTTGGGCGTATCGGGCGTCTCGTACTCCAGGCCATGGCGGAGCAGAAGCTGTTGGGGAAAGAGTTCGACGTGGCGGCAGTTGTAGACCTTTCCACCGATGCGCGCTACTTTGCCTATCAGCTAAAGTATGACTCCGTGCAGGGCAAAATGGGTTCTAGTCTCAGTGCTCCTGCCGAGGATATCCTCGAGGTGGGCGGGCATCGGATCAAGTGTGTCTGCGGTCGCGGCTTAAAGCCTTCCCAACTTCCCTGGAAGGATCTTGGTATTGAGGTGGTTATTGAGGCCACCGGCATTTACGCGAATGAGTCTTCATACGGTCACCTTGAAGCAGGAGCAAAGCGAGTCATCATCAGTGCTCCGGCTAAGAGCTCGGATGCGTCTAAGCCGGTGAAGACTATTGTAATGGGGGTGAACGAGCATGAGTTCGATCCTGCTGAGCACAAGGTCGTCTCCAACGCGAGCTGCACTACCAACTGTCTCGCGCCGGTAGTGCACGTCTTTCTCAAAGAGGGAGTCGGTATTGAAACGGGACTGATGACGACTATCCACTCCTATACCGCAACGCAAAAAACTGTAGATGGGGTTTCTTTGAAGGACTGGCGCGGAGGCCGCGCTGCAGCGGTTAACATTATCCCTTCCACCACTGGAGCTGCGAAAGCGGTAGGCGAAGTGCTGCCGTCTACGAGAGGTAAGTTGACGGGGATGGCCTTCCGTGTCCCGACACCAACCGGTTCCGTGGTGGATCTAACCTTCCGCACGGAAAAAGAGACGAGCGTTGCGGACCTCAACGCGATGCTCAAGAAGGCGTCGGAGTCCTATCTGCGGGGTGTCCTGCAGTATTGCGACGAGGATATTGTATCCGCGGACGTCATCCACAACCAGTACTCCTCCATCTACGACAGCAGGGCGACGCTGCAGAACAACCTCCCGAACGAGAAGCGCTTCTTCAAGGTAGTGTCCTGGTATGACAACGAGTGGGGTTACTCAAACCGTGTGGTGGATTTGCTTAAGTTCATCTCGCAGAAGCGGTAG
- a CDS encoding YaiI/YqxD family protein, whose product MTLWVDADSCPARVRVLVARAAARLGCVARFVANRPIPLVQSPHCIMVETQPVDQAADRHIIAYARAGDLVVTRDIVLAKAIVDARISVINDRGDVYTEENIRERLSVRNFMYDLRGQGLAPETTSPFGRRDAARFADSLDRETAKLLRLARRREAKTGEEQCDWPSAQGKSQTGRR is encoded by the coding sequence GTGACGCTGTGGGTGGACGCGGACTCATGCCCCGCGCGCGTCCGCGTACTTGTCGCGAGAGCGGCAGCGCGCCTGGGGTGTGTGGCTCGATTTGTGGCCAACCGTCCTATCCCTCTCGTGCAAAGCCCGCATTGTATCATGGTCGAGACTCAACCTGTTGACCAGGCTGCGGACCGTCACATCATCGCGTATGCGCGAGCGGGTGATTTGGTCGTCACGCGTGATATCGTGCTTGCAAAGGCAATTGTAGACGCGCGCATCTCTGTTATCAACGACCGGGGTGATGTGTATACGGAGGAGAACATACGCGAGCGACTCTCGGTGCGTAACTTCATGTACGACCTGCGAGGGCAGGGACTCGCCCCTGAAACAACGTCACCGTTCGGCAGGAGGGATGCCGCACGCTTCGCAGACTCCCTAGATAGGGAAACCGCGAAGCTCCTGCGGCTTGCCAGGCGGCGGGAGGCGAAGACAGGGGAGGAGCAGTGCGACTGGCCCTCCGCGCAAGGGAAAAGCCAAACCGGCCGCCGGTGA
- a CDS encoding cell division protein ZapA codes for MVSVKGQLHIDLLGASFSIQADEDSSYLRVLYEHYKMVVLQVEKTSGVRDPLKVAVIAGVLLADELHKEKRRRLVQSEEDLLEIGESTERMLESISKVVDEGFVCGRD; via the coding sequence GTGGTCAGTGTAAAGGGGCAGTTGCACATCGATCTGTTGGGAGCGTCTTTTTCCATCCAGGCTGACGAGGACTCCTCGTATCTGCGTGTGTTGTATGAGCATTACAAGATGGTGGTGTTGCAGGTGGAGAAGACGTCAGGGGTCCGCGATCCCTTAAAGGTCGCGGTGATTGCGGGTGTGCTTCTCGCGGATGAACTGCATAAAGAGAAGAGGAGACGTCTTGTACAGTCCGAGGAAGATCTGCTGGAAATAGGGGAGTCTACCGAGCGTATGCTCGAATCCATCAGCAAAGTGGTGGACGAGGGGTTTGTGTGCGGGCGCGATTGA
- the zapB gene encoding cell division protein ZapB: MLNLGQVKVLEEKVAKAVHLVQMLKEENAALRAEIDGRGKRITELEQLVLAFQDDQTKIEEGILKALNHLSTFEDSAYGEALTQHAAKVLENREHAGLSEELTSRTQMEIF; the protein is encoded by the coding sequence GTGCTAAACCTCGGTCAGGTAAAAGTGCTGGAGGAGAAGGTTGCGAAGGCGGTGCACCTTGTCCAAATGTTGAAGGAAGAAAATGCCGCGTTGCGGGCTGAAATTGATGGACGTGGTAAGCGTATTACGGAGCTGGAGCAGCTGGTGCTTGCCTTTCAGGATGATCAGACGAAGATAGAGGAAGGAATTCTTAAGGCACTGAACCACCTGAGTACATTTGAGGATTCTGCGTATGGAGAAGCGCTTACGCAACACGCGGCGAAGGTTCTAGAAAACCGGGAGCATGCGGGGCTGTCTGAAGAACTTACCAGCCGTACCCAGATGGAAATTTTTTAG
- the rplT gene encoding 50S ribosomal protein L20, with translation MSRSLSSNGRVRRRKRILKLAKGFRGRCGTNYKAAKDAVSKALAHSYVARRDRKGSMRRLWISRINASVRTQGLSYSRFMNGLLQAGIALNRKVLSNMAIEDPGAFQTVIDASKKALGGGAC, from the coding sequence ATGTCTCGATCGTTGAGTAGTAACGGCAGAGTGCGCCGGAGAAAGAGGATTTTAAAGTTAGCCAAGGGCTTTCGGGGTAGGTGTGGCACGAATTACAAGGCGGCGAAGGATGCGGTCTCGAAGGCTCTTGCGCATAGCTATGTTGCGCGGAGGGATAGGAAGGGGAGTATGCGCAGGTTGTGGATCAGTCGCATCAATGCATCGGTTCGTACGCAGGGGTTGAGCTATTCTCGCTTTATGAATGGTCTCTTGCAGGCTGGGATTGCGCTTAATCGCAAGGTTCTCTCCAATATGGCAATTGAGGATCCAGGTGCGTTTCAGACGGTGATCGATGCTTCTAAGAAAGCTTTGGGGGGTGGAGCGTGCTAA
- the rpmI gene encoding 50S ribosomal protein L35: MAKMKTKSAAAKRFSVTGAGKVKFKKMNLRHILTKKAPKRKRKLRHAGFLSKVELKVVKRKLLPYA, encoded by the coding sequence ATGGCTAAGATGAAAACGAAAAGCGCAGCAGCAAAGCGTTTTAGTGTAACCGGGGCTGGTAAGGTAAAGTTCAAAAAGATGAACCTGCGTCACATTTTGACGAAAAAGGCCCCGAAACGCAAAAGGAAATTACGTCATGCGGGTTTTCTGTCAAAAGTTGAGCTTAAAGTGGTGAAGCGGAAGCTGTTGCCTTACGCGTAG
- the infC gene encoding translation initiation factor IF-3 → MYWGGSLADNKSLRINGSIRVREVRLVDAVGQQCGVVPTPEALRMARDINLDLVEVAPQASPPVCKILDYGKYRFEMGKKLRDSKKRQRLQTLKEVRMQPKINDHDMAFKAKHIQRFLDEGDKVKVTIRFRGRELAHTDLGFNVLQNVLGRLVCGYSVEKQAAMEGRSMSMTLTPKSKK, encoded by the coding sequence ATGTACTGGGGAGGATCGTTGGCGGATAACAAAAGCTTGCGGATTAATGGAAGTATTCGGGTACGAGAAGTGAGGTTGGTTGACGCTGTAGGGCAGCAGTGTGGGGTGGTGCCCACCCCTGAGGCGCTGAGAATGGCACGGGATATCAATCTTGATTTAGTAGAGGTCGCTCCGCAGGCGAGTCCGCCGGTGTGCAAGATCCTGGACTATGGGAAGTATCGCTTTGAGATGGGCAAAAAGTTGCGTGACTCGAAAAAGCGACAGAGATTGCAGACGCTCAAGGAGGTGCGTATGCAACCGAAGATCAACGACCATGACATGGCGTTTAAGGCCAAGCATATACAGCGGTTTCTCGATGAAGGGGATAAGGTGAAAGTGACTATCCGCTTTCGTGGAAGGGAGCTTGCGCATACCGATCTGGGTTTTAACGTGTTACAGAATGTGCTTGGCCGTCTGGTGTGTGGGTATAGTGTTGAGAAGCAGGCAGCAATGGAAGGTCGGTCTATGTCCATGACGCTCACTCCGAAGTCAAAGAAATGA